Proteins encoded within one genomic window of Onychostoma macrolepis isolate SWU-2019 chromosome 11, ASM1243209v1, whole genome shotgun sequence:
- the krt95 gene encoding keratin 95 isoform X1 → MSFSVRTSSCLSPKSMASKSIVTPIRCGTITPCGPKAYSVYGCGFGGSTRISSSCYRRVGCYPNLQWKIGGDVCYGKPNSIMLGNCDNIQLNEKCTMQNLNDRLASYLEKVRSLEAANASLERQIREYYEKKGPICQKDYSPYWNIINCLKEKIEAATANNANILLQIDNSKLAADDFKIKYEHELAVRQCVEADIANLRRLLDQMTLTKADLEMKIESLQEDLACLKKNHQEDVAALLCQLTDTKVCVEVDAAPQQDLNKVLEEIRCHYETIIDKHRREQECWFKEKTAQLCIDVASNTECLETSRSQISDLRRTLQCLEIELQSQISMKRALECSLLETEARYSTILAGFQKQINAYEAELCQVRSGIEQQGRDYAALLDIKSRLEQEIATYRCLLENQDIKTQEQGGVFVCKTTADTMFKCTQVI, encoded by the exons ATGTCTTTCTCAGTCCGTACATCATCCTGCCTCAGTCCCAAGAGCATGGCTTCTAAGTCCATAGTCACTCCGATTCGCTGTGGAACAATTACTCCTTGCGGACCCAAAGCCTACAGTGTCTATGGCTGTGGTTTTGGAGGAAGCACCCGCATCTCTTCCTCCTGTTATCGCAGAGTTGGTTGCTATCCAAATCTGCAGTGGAAAATCGGTGGAGATGTATGTTATGGCAAACCGAACAGTATCATGCTCGGGAACTGCGACAACATCCAGCTGAATGAGAAGTGCACCATGCAGAACCTGAACGACCGTCTGGCATCCTACTTGGAGAAGGTGCGTTCGCTGGAGGCTGCCAATGCCAGTTTGGAGAGGCAGATCCGCGAGTACTATGAGAAGAAAGGGCCGATCTGCCAGAAGGACTACAGCCCCTACTGGAACATCATCAATTGCCTAAAGGAAAAG ATTGAAGCTGCTACCGCCAACAATGCCAACATCCTCCTGCAGATCGACAACTCTAAACTGGCTGCTGATGACTTCAAGATAAA ATATGAGCATGAGTTAGCAGTGCGACAGTGTGTGGAGGCCGACATTGCTAACCTGCGGCGCTTGCTGGACCAGATGACCCTGACAAAGGCCGACCTGGAGATGAAGATCGAGAGTCTGCAGGAAGATCTAGCATGTTTGAAGAAGAACCACCAGGAG GATGTGGCAGCACTACTGTGTCAGCTGACAGACACAAAAGTGTGTGTGGAAGTGGATGCTGCTCCTCAGCAAGACCTGAACAAGGTTTTGGAAGAAATCCGTTGTCATTACGAGACCATCATAGACAAACACCGCAGAGAACAGGAGTGCTGGTTCAAAGAGAAG ACGGCGCAACTGTGCATAGATGTGGCCAGCAATACAGAGTGCCTAGAAACCTCTAGGTCACAGATCTCAGATTTGCGGCGTACCTTGCAGTGCCTGGAGATCGAGCTACAGTCTCAAATCAGCATG AAAAGAGCACTGGAATGCTCTCTGTTGGAAACAGAGGCTAGGTACAGCACTATACTAGCAGGTTTCCAGAAACAAATCAACGCATATGAGGCAGAGCTTTGTCAGGTGCGCAGTGGCATTGAGCAGCAGGGCAGAGACTATGCTGCACTCCTGGACATCAAGAGCCGTCTGGAGCAGGAGATCGCCACCTACAGGTGTCTCCTGGAAAATCAGGACATTAA GACTCAAGAACAGG GTGGGGTATTTGTGTGCAAGACAACAGCTGACACAATGTTCAAATGTACACAAGTTATATGA
- the krt95 gene encoding keratin 95 isoform X2, with translation MASKSIVTPIRCGTITPCGPKAYSVYGCGFGGSTRISSSCYRRVGCYPNLQWKIGGDVCYGKPNSIMLGNCDNIQLNEKCTMQNLNDRLASYLEKVRSLEAANASLERQIREYYEKKGPICQKDYSPYWNIINCLKEKIEAATANNANILLQIDNSKLAADDFKIKYEHELAVRQCVEADIANLRRLLDQMTLTKADLEMKIESLQEDLACLKKNHQEDVAALLCQLTDTKVCVEVDAAPQQDLNKVLEEIRCHYETIIDKHRREQECWFKEKTAQLCIDVASNTECLETSRSQISDLRRTLQCLEIELQSQISMKRALECSLLETEARYSTILAGFQKQINAYEAELCQVRSGIEQQGRDYAALLDIKSRLEQEIATYRCLLENQDIKTQEQGGVFVCKTTADTMFKCTQVI, from the exons ATGGCTTCTAAGTCCATAGTCACTCCGATTCGCTGTGGAACAATTACTCCTTGCGGACCCAAAGCCTACAGTGTCTATGGCTGTGGTTTTGGAGGAAGCACCCGCATCTCTTCCTCCTGTTATCGCAGAGTTGGTTGCTATCCAAATCTGCAGTGGAAAATCGGTGGAGATGTATGTTATGGCAAACCGAACAGTATCATGCTCGGGAACTGCGACAACATCCAGCTGAATGAGAAGTGCACCATGCAGAACCTGAACGACCGTCTGGCATCCTACTTGGAGAAGGTGCGTTCGCTGGAGGCTGCCAATGCCAGTTTGGAGAGGCAGATCCGCGAGTACTATGAGAAGAAAGGGCCGATCTGCCAGAAGGACTACAGCCCCTACTGGAACATCATCAATTGCCTAAAGGAAAAG ATTGAAGCTGCTACCGCCAACAATGCCAACATCCTCCTGCAGATCGACAACTCTAAACTGGCTGCTGATGACTTCAAGATAAA ATATGAGCATGAGTTAGCAGTGCGACAGTGTGTGGAGGCCGACATTGCTAACCTGCGGCGCTTGCTGGACCAGATGACCCTGACAAAGGCCGACCTGGAGATGAAGATCGAGAGTCTGCAGGAAGATCTAGCATGTTTGAAGAAGAACCACCAGGAG GATGTGGCAGCACTACTGTGTCAGCTGACAGACACAAAAGTGTGTGTGGAAGTGGATGCTGCTCCTCAGCAAGACCTGAACAAGGTTTTGGAAGAAATCCGTTGTCATTACGAGACCATCATAGACAAACACCGCAGAGAACAGGAGTGCTGGTTCAAAGAGAAG ACGGCGCAACTGTGCATAGATGTGGCCAGCAATACAGAGTGCCTAGAAACCTCTAGGTCACAGATCTCAGATTTGCGGCGTACCTTGCAGTGCCTGGAGATCGAGCTACAGTCTCAAATCAGCATG AAAAGAGCACTGGAATGCTCTCTGTTGGAAACAGAGGCTAGGTACAGCACTATACTAGCAGGTTTCCAGAAACAAATCAACGCATATGAGGCAGAGCTTTGTCAGGTGCGCAGTGGCATTGAGCAGCAGGGCAGAGACTATGCTGCACTCCTGGACATCAAGAGCCGTCTGGAGCAGGAGATCGCCACCTACAGGTGTCTCCTGGAAAATCAGGACATTAA GACTCAAGAACAGG GTGGGGTATTTGTGTGCAAGACAACAGCTGACACAATGTTCAAATGTACACAAGTTATATGA